Proteins encoded within one genomic window of Cellulomonas flavigena DSM 20109:
- a CDS encoding DUF4157 domain-containing protein, with the protein MRSHDHADHPEGLRTASPRVDEDRAAPVVGRALAGDRPDLLGSAGLTYLQRTAGNSATADLVEGERSPVLDVLSSGGGRPLEPGVRSDMEARLGADFGDVRVHTDSAAADSARAVGAHAYTVGRDVVFQRDAYDPDSHAGRTTLAHELTHVVQQRSGPVDGTPTGDGVQVSDPGDRFETAAAATAEHVMSAPAGASAVGTAGAGVAAAVQREEVPEDAELQGAFVQREEEPEEDLGSS; encoded by the coding sequence ATGCGCTCCCACGACCACGCGGACCACCCCGAGGGGCTCCGCACCGCCTCGCCCCGCGTCGACGAGGACCGCGCCGCACCCGTGGTGGGACGGGCGCTCGCGGGCGACCGCCCCGACCTGCTCGGCAGCGCGGGTCTGACGTACCTGCAGCGCACGGCCGGGAACTCCGCCACGGCCGACCTCGTCGAGGGTGAGCGCTCGCCGGTGCTCGACGTGCTGTCGTCGGGGGGTGGGCGGCCGTTGGAGCCCGGTGTGCGCTCGGACATGGAGGCCCGGCTCGGCGCCGACTTCGGCGACGTGCGCGTGCACACGGACTCCGCGGCGGCCGACTCGGCACGCGCGGTGGGCGCGCACGCCTACACGGTCGGGCGCGACGTCGTCTTCCAGCGCGACGCGTACGACCCGGACTCCCATGCCGGCCGCACCACCCTCGCGCACGAGCTCACGCACGTCGTCCAGCAGCGCTCCGGTCCCGTCGACGGCACGCCGACCGGCGACGGGGTCCAGGTGTCCGACCCGGGCGACCGCTTCGAGACCGCGGCCGCCGCCACGGCGGAACACGTCATGTCCGCCCCGGCCGGCGCGTCGGCCGTCGGCACCGCAGGCGCCGGCGTGGCCGCGGCGGTGCAGCGCGAGGAGGTACCCGAGGACGCCGAGCTCCAGGGTGCGTTCGTCCAACGCGAGGAGGAGCCCGAGGAGGATCTCGGGTCCTCCTGA
- a CDS encoding phage tail sheath family protein, with protein MPTYLSPGVYVEEVEAGSRPIEGVGTSVAAFVGMAARGPFNQPTLVSNWTQFTEAFGDFVPGSYLAHAVYGYFLNGGSTAYVVRIGQEQTADADEVRGRAAPKALPAGAQAVVGAYRVQAAERAPKTKQLSVEIADAGGENPPDDQFKLVVRVDGKEAETFDNVTTKRGDDNVATKVNQHSKLVVIEELASGSALTRPDKGTAELQVPEPEPEPPATGDLGADDYIGDAADRTGFSGLEAVDEVTIVAVPDLVAALEQGAIDLETFQAVQLAMIAHCELMGNRMAILDPPPGLNPQQVKDWRVDTAGYDSKYATLYWPYLKVFDPATGGNRFVPPSGHVAGIWARNDESRGVHKAPANEVVRGVITLATQITRAEHNLLNPVGINAIRTFPGRGVRVWGARTLSSDPAWRYVNVRRLFNYLEESILIGTQWVVFEPNDDALWARIRRTISAFLVNEWRKGALFGLSPEEAFFVQCDRETNPAEAIDAGQVTCRIGVAPVKPAEFVIFQLSQFSGGTSLAAE; from the coding sequence ATGCCGACCTACCTGTCACCCGGCGTCTACGTCGAAGAGGTGGAAGCGGGGTCCCGGCCCATCGAAGGGGTCGGCACCTCCGTCGCCGCATTCGTCGGCATGGCCGCCCGAGGCCCCTTCAACCAGCCCACGCTCGTGTCCAACTGGACGCAGTTCACCGAGGCCTTCGGCGACTTCGTCCCCGGGTCGTACCTCGCGCACGCGGTGTACGGCTACTTCCTCAACGGCGGGAGCACGGCGTACGTCGTGCGCATCGGCCAGGAGCAGACCGCCGACGCCGACGAGGTCCGGGGTCGCGCGGCGCCGAAGGCCCTGCCGGCGGGCGCCCAGGCCGTGGTCGGGGCGTACCGGGTGCAGGCGGCCGAGCGGGCCCCCAAGACCAAGCAGCTCAGCGTCGAGATCGCCGACGCCGGCGGCGAGAACCCGCCGGACGACCAGTTCAAGCTGGTGGTGCGGGTGGACGGCAAGGAGGCGGAGACCTTCGACAACGTCACCACCAAGCGCGGCGACGACAACGTCGCGACGAAGGTCAACCAGCACAGCAAGCTCGTCGTCATCGAGGAGCTCGCGTCGGGCAGCGCGCTGACCCGGCCCGACAAGGGCACCGCGGAGCTGCAGGTGCCGGAGCCCGAGCCCGAGCCGCCCGCGACCGGCGACCTGGGCGCCGACGACTACATCGGCGACGCCGCCGACCGCACCGGCTTCAGCGGCCTGGAGGCCGTCGACGAGGTCACGATCGTGGCCGTGCCGGACCTGGTGGCCGCGCTCGAGCAGGGCGCGATCGACCTCGAGACCTTCCAGGCCGTGCAGCTCGCGATGATCGCGCACTGCGAGCTCATGGGGAACCGCATGGCGATCCTCGATCCGCCGCCGGGCCTCAACCCGCAGCAGGTCAAGGACTGGCGCGTCGACACGGCCGGCTACGACTCGAAGTACGCGACCCTGTACTGGCCGTACCTCAAGGTGTTCGACCCGGCCACGGGCGGCAACCGGTTCGTGCCGCCGTCGGGGCACGTCGCCGGCATCTGGGCGCGCAACGACGAGTCCCGCGGCGTCCACAAGGCCCCCGCCAACGAGGTCGTCCGTGGCGTCATCACCCTCGCCACGCAGATCACCCGCGCCGAGCACAACCTGCTCAACCCTGTCGGCATCAACGCCATCCGCACGTTCCCGGGCCGCGGCGTGCGGGTGTGGGGCGCCCGCACGCTCTCGTCGGACCCGGCCTGGCGGTACGTCAACGTCCGGCGGCTGTTCAACTACCTCGAGGAGTCGATCCTCATCGGCACCCAGTGGGTGGTCTTCGAGCCCAACGACGACGCCCTGTGGGCCCGGATCCGGCGCACCATCAGCGCGTTCCTCGTCAACGAGTGGCGCAAGGGCGCGCTGTTCGGCCTCAGCCCCGAGGAGGCGTTCTTCGTGCAGTGCGACCGGGAGACGAACCCGGCCGAGGCCATCGACGCCGGGCAGGTCACCTGCCGCATCGGTGTCGCGCCGGTCAAGCCTGCCGAGTTCGTCATCTTCCAGCTCTCGCAGTTCTCCGGCGGCACCAGCCTCGCGGCCGAATGA
- a CDS encoding phage tail protein, with protein MALPDQFDLATAYAFSVKIDGIQIPHVMEVSGLKAEVDKVTYQQQGQDGKFVTRQMMGRQKAGEFKVKRGLTDSTTVTDWLKAVFDGKLSEARKTAEVAIYTSDNTLLKRMNFRNVWVKDVELGGTLKAGSTEPLSETFTVCWDEMEFA; from the coding sequence ATGGCACTCCCCGACCAGTTCGACCTCGCGACCGCGTACGCGTTCAGCGTGAAGATCGACGGCATCCAGATCCCCCACGTCATGGAGGTCAGCGGCCTCAAGGCCGAGGTCGACAAGGTGACCTACCAGCAGCAGGGCCAGGACGGGAAGTTCGTGACCCGGCAGATGATGGGCCGGCAGAAGGCGGGCGAGTTCAAGGTCAAGCGCGGCCTGACGGACTCCACGACCGTGACCGACTGGCTCAAGGCCGTGTTCGACGGCAAGCTCTCCGAGGCCCGCAAGACCGCCGAGGTCGCGATCTACACGTCGGACAACACGCTGCTCAAGCGGATGAACTTCCGCAACGTCTGGGTCAAGGACGTCGAGCTCGGCGGCACCCTCAAGGCCGGGTCCACCGAGCCGTTGTCGGAGACGTTCACGGTCTGCTGGGACGAGATGGAGTTCGCGTGA
- a CDS encoding DUF6760 family protein, with translation MTYAPERIHQEVAYVAYHFHWSLDAILDLEHPQRLRYVQEIAAINRRMTEER, from the coding sequence GTGACGTACGCGCCCGAACGCATCCACCAGGAGGTCGCGTACGTCGCCTACCACTTCCACTGGTCGCTCGACGCGATCCTCGACCTCGAGCACCCGCAGCGGCTGCGGTACGTGCAGGAGATCGCGGCGATCAACCGCCGCATGACCGAGGAGCGCTGA
- a CDS encoding phage tail protein has protein sequence MSEAVRVLQEVDTAVGVHYLVKVDGEDLGHFSSCEGLGVEVVLESREEGGFNTGVWQLPTRLKYPNVKLSRPLGAGTGKVARWLSKVSQGLVATTATITARSTSGQDIVTWNLLGVVPVRWTGPSLTTENGKVATETLELAHHGFHDGAGW, from the coding sequence ATGAGCGAGGCGGTGAGGGTGCTGCAGGAGGTCGACACCGCCGTCGGCGTGCACTACCTGGTGAAGGTCGACGGCGAGGACCTCGGGCACTTCAGCTCGTGCGAGGGCCTCGGGGTCGAGGTCGTGCTCGAGAGCCGCGAGGAGGGCGGCTTCAACACCGGCGTCTGGCAGCTGCCGACGCGGCTGAAGTACCCGAACGTCAAGCTGTCGCGCCCGCTGGGCGCCGGCACGGGCAAGGTCGCCCGGTGGCTGTCCAAGGTCAGCCAGGGTCTGGTCGCGACGACCGCGACGATCACCGCCCGATCGACGTCCGGCCAGGACATCGTCACCTGGAACCTGCTGGGCGTCGTGCCGGTGCGCTGGACCGGGCCGTCGCTGACCACGGAGAACGGCAAGGTGGCGACCGAGACGCTCGAGCTCGCGCACCACGGGTTCCACGACGGCGCAGGGTGGTGA
- a CDS encoding LysM peptidoglycan-binding domain-containing protein: MGGAPTGLDAGAATTAGGSEGSLKKALLELHEPSLDGSLHKPGALIGTIAFQFNPKELTVSKAATWTRPTTRGSTKASPPQYQGPKPSSMTLEMFLDASVVLATGGAQGDGVVPTVEKLLRCCVPTDSSHGKKKDSPPWVQLKWGGVTGFVGYVEKVDAKYTLFTPAGLPVRAVCTVTLQELAGEPPGTNPTSGTPTPHREHVVVHGDSLAGIAYAEYGDASLWRAVAEVNRVDDPARLRPGRRLLLPTADEVARPTSRSGLPGAAVPALPAAPAPAREVARGAR, encoded by the coding sequence GTGGGAGGTGCTCCGACAGGGCTGGACGCCGGCGCGGCGACGACCGCGGGCGGCTCCGAGGGTTCGCTGAAGAAGGCGCTGCTCGAGCTGCACGAGCCGTCGCTCGACGGCTCGCTGCACAAGCCCGGTGCGCTCATCGGCACGATCGCGTTCCAGTTCAACCCGAAGGAGCTGACGGTCAGCAAGGCCGCGACCTGGACGCGCCCGACGACGCGGGGGTCCACGAAGGCCAGCCCGCCGCAGTACCAGGGCCCGAAGCCGTCGAGCATGACGCTCGAGATGTTCCTCGACGCGTCCGTGGTCCTCGCCACCGGCGGTGCGCAGGGCGACGGTGTCGTGCCGACCGTCGAGAAGCTCCTGCGGTGCTGCGTGCCCACCGACAGCTCGCACGGGAAGAAGAAGGACTCACCGCCGTGGGTCCAGCTGAAGTGGGGCGGTGTGACCGGGTTCGTGGGGTACGTCGAGAAGGTCGACGCGAAGTACACGCTGTTCACGCCCGCCGGCCTGCCCGTGCGGGCGGTGTGCACCGTCACCCTGCAGGAGCTCGCGGGCGAGCCGCCCGGCACCAACCCGACGTCGGGCACCCCGACGCCGCACCGCGAGCACGTCGTCGTGCACGGGGACTCGCTGGCCGGCATCGCCTACGCCGAGTACGGCGACGCGTCCCTGTGGCGGGCCGTCGCCGAGGTCAACAGGGTCGACGACCCCGCGCGCCTGCGCCCCGGTCGGCGGCTGCTGCTGCCCACCGCGGACGAGGTCGCACGGCCCACGTCGCGGTCGGGCCTGCCGGGCGCTGCCGTGCCGGCGCTGCCGGCGGCCCCGGCACCGGCGCGGGAGGTGGCCCGTGGCGCACGGTGA